One part of the Novipirellula aureliae genome encodes these proteins:
- a CDS encoding NUDIX hydrolase — MTKPFQKIGKKRGVVGVIFRDERLLIIRRSLTVPAPGKLCLPGGTIEKGETEEFALVREMQEELAIDVTPVRLCWRSITPWGTLLSWWLSELDPDVLPVANPEEVAEVHWMTSGQIKMQRNMLPSLPQFVEAIQSGEIDVGVPF, encoded by the coding sequence ATGACCAAGCCATTTCAGAAAATCGGCAAAAAACGAGGTGTCGTCGGCGTTATTTTTCGCGATGAACGGCTCCTCATCATTCGCCGCTCCTTGACCGTCCCCGCCCCGGGAAAACTATGCTTGCCAGGCGGCACGATTGAAAAGGGGGAAACCGAAGAGTTCGCGTTGGTTCGCGAAATGCAAGAAGAATTGGCGATCGATGTTACGCCGGTGCGTCTCTGTTGGCGTAGTATCACGCCCTGGGGAACACTGCTGTCATGGTGGCTATCCGAACTCGATCCCGATGTTCTACCTGTAGCAAACCCCGAGGAAGTCGCTGAGGTTCATTGGATGACCAGCGGGCAAATCAAAATGCAACGCAACATGCTACCGAGCCTACCACAATTCGTCGAAGCGATCCAAAGCGGCGAAATCGACGTCGGTGTGCCGTTTTGA
- a CDS encoding CCA tRNA nucleotidyltransferase — protein MKSITTPYEFPDQSLKSAQAIEALVVVKRLSEAGFTAYFAGGCVRDALLGKAPKDFDVATDAVPAAIQELFGKRKTLAFGASFGVIGVLPSASDRRKSIVPITPTEVATFRSDGLYSDGRRPDSVHFGNAEADAQRRDFTINGLFYDPIKRRIVDYVGGVEDIERQLLRTIGNPHERFSEDKLRMLRAVRFTTTLGFSIAEPTADAVRGHAASIGSVSGERIGVEMRRTMSSNHALDGLGHLQALGLSRYVLPELEKADRRLLDRLLTEDRTQDFSTSLACILLAIDEPMNALRSITERWKLSNEEVRVVTSAIHHSPTLIRANTLPWAEVQPILVDRDAEAIVEVSAALARATDAPSSGIHLALEALKWPRERLDPNPLIGGDDLKDLGVPTGPVYAKLLRQVRQRQLNGEFETKAQAVAFVKGQV, from the coding sequence TTGAAATCAATTACCACCCCATACGAATTTCCCGATCAATCGCTCAAGTCGGCTCAAGCTATCGAAGCTCTCGTGGTTGTGAAACGATTAAGCGAGGCAGGCTTCACCGCCTATTTTGCTGGCGGATGTGTTCGCGATGCCCTACTTGGTAAAGCTCCCAAAGACTTTGACGTCGCGACCGATGCCGTTCCCGCGGCGATCCAGGAACTGTTTGGCAAGCGTAAAACACTGGCCTTTGGAGCGAGCTTTGGTGTGATCGGCGTATTACCATCCGCTTCCGATCGCCGAAAGTCGATCGTTCCAATCACACCAACCGAGGTCGCAACCTTTCGTAGTGACGGTCTCTATAGCGACGGACGGCGGCCTGATAGCGTCCATTTCGGCAACGCGGAAGCGGATGCCCAGCGGCGCGACTTTACGATCAACGGCCTATTCTACGATCCAATCAAACGCAGAATCGTCGATTACGTTGGCGGTGTCGAGGATATCGAACGCCAACTTCTCCGAACGATTGGAAACCCTCACGAGCGGTTTTCCGAAGACAAACTGCGAATGCTTCGTGCGGTTCGCTTCACCACCACACTCGGCTTCTCGATCGCCGAACCGACAGCCGATGCGGTTCGCGGACACGCGGCTTCGATCGGATCGGTGAGTGGTGAGCGCATTGGCGTGGAAATGCGACGAACGATGAGCTCGAATCACGCGCTCGATGGACTCGGGCATCTACAAGCCTTGGGGCTGTCTCGCTATGTACTTCCAGAACTCGAAAAAGCCGACCGTCGCTTGCTCGATCGGTTACTGACCGAGGATCGTACCCAAGATTTCTCGACCTCGCTAGCTTGTATCCTGCTCGCCATTGATGAGCCAATGAACGCACTGCGTTCGATCACCGAGCGTTGGAAGTTGTCCAATGAGGAAGTTCGAGTTGTGACGTCGGCGATTCACCATAGTCCCACCCTGATTCGTGCAAACACACTTCCTTGGGCGGAGGTACAACCCATTTTGGTCGACCGTGACGCCGAGGCAATCGTGGAAGTCAGCGCCGCATTGGCTCGAGCCACCGACGCCCCCTCTTCGGGAATTCACTTAGCTTTGGAAGCCTTGAAGTGGCCTCGCGAACGGCTTGATCCCAACCCGCTCATTGGTGGTGATGACTTGAAAGATCTCGGCGTCCCAACGGGGCCTGTTTACGCAAAGCTATTGAGGCAGGTTCGACAGCGGCAGTTGAACGGAGAGTTTGAAACGAAAGCTCAAGCGGTTGCCTTTGTGAAGGGGCAGGTGTGA
- a CDS encoding DNA adenine methylase gives MATLTQPLKWHGGKYYLRKWILDLMPPHLHYVEPFFGGGGILLARDPNRDWMAVGDEKLTAAERGSSEVANDLHGELINFWRVLQDPEHFDAFRRRMEMTPFSEAEFNRAYELSHTENFNQDATPIERAVQFFILARQSRQGLMRDFATLSRNRTRSRMNEQASAWLNVVEGLHDVHQRLQGVVILNQDANKVIRKQDGFKTLFYCDPPYVHDTRSTTKEYTHEMTEAEHVKLLETLSAIQGKFMLSGYPSELYAKWEHKQNWNRHEFLIDNKAAAGPTKEKKIECVWCNF, from the coding sequence ATGGCGACATTGACTCAGCCTTTGAAGTGGCACGGCGGTAAGTATTATCTGCGCAAATGGATCCTCGATTTGATGCCGCCGCATCTGCACTACGTGGAGCCCTTTTTCGGTGGTGGCGGAATTCTGCTGGCCCGCGATCCGAATCGCGATTGGATGGCGGTTGGCGATGAAAAACTAACCGCGGCGGAGAGGGGCAGTAGTGAAGTCGCTAACGATTTGCACGGTGAACTGATCAACTTTTGGAGGGTTTTGCAAGATCCTGAGCACTTCGATGCCTTTCGACGAAGAATGGAGATGACGCCGTTTAGCGAAGCCGAGTTCAATCGAGCTTATGAGCTCTCGCATACGGAGAATTTCAATCAGGATGCAACGCCGATCGAGCGAGCGGTTCAGTTCTTTATTCTAGCCAGACAGTCCCGCCAAGGACTCATGAGAGACTTTGCGACACTGTCTCGAAATCGCACGCGAAGCCGGATGAACGAACAGGCATCCGCCTGGCTTAACGTCGTCGAAGGATTGCACGATGTGCATCAGCGATTGCAAGGTGTCGTTATCCTGAATCAGGACGCCAATAAAGTCATTCGCAAACAAGATGGCTTTAAAACCCTGTTCTACTGCGATCCGCCCTATGTTCACGACACGCGTTCGACAACCAAAGAGTACACGCATGAAATGACCGAGGCCGAACATGTGAAGCTACTCGAGACGCTATCGGCCATCCAGGGCAAGTTTATGTTGAGCGGTTACCCCAGCGAACTGTATGCAAAATGGGAACACAAGCAAAATTGGAATCGGCATGAATTCCTGATCGACAACAAGGCCGCTGCGGGGCCGACGAAGGAAAAGAAAATCGAGTGCGTGTGGTGTAATTTTTAA
- a CDS encoding fumarylacetoacetate hydrolase family protein, producing the protein MRICRFLDSENQAQYAIYESDRICPISSFAEPPASSKDIFERGSSWLASLPKPQPEQWQTAPERWLPPVADPGKILCIGLNYRDHAIETGSEIPTEPVVFCKFNTALIGHGATIRLPNISSKVDYEAELVVVIGKMAKHVSVEQAADHVFGYTCGHDVSARDWQKGRPGGQWLLGKTFDTFAPLGPCIVTADEISDATNLRVRMHLNGDTVQDSTTAQLIFPIAELISHLSQIMTLLPGDLIFTGTPPGVGAARKPPVFLKPGDECTVEIEGIGKLTNRCEAE; encoded by the coding sequence ATGCGAATATGCCGGTTCCTGGATTCCGAGAATCAAGCTCAGTATGCGATCTACGAATCGGATCGAATCTGTCCCATCAGCTCATTTGCCGAACCGCCCGCAAGCAGCAAAGACATTTTCGAGCGAGGTTCATCGTGGCTCGCAAGTTTGCCCAAACCACAGCCCGAACAGTGGCAGACCGCTCCCGAGCGATGGTTGCCTCCTGTTGCCGACCCAGGAAAGATTCTTTGCATCGGCCTGAACTACCGCGACCATGCAATCGAAACCGGTTCGGAAATCCCGACGGAGCCGGTTGTGTTTTGCAAGTTCAATACAGCATTGATTGGTCATGGTGCAACGATTCGCCTTCCGAACATCTCAAGCAAAGTCGATTACGAAGCCGAGTTGGTTGTCGTCATTGGAAAAATGGCCAAGCACGTATCGGTTGAGCAAGCGGCCGATCATGTGTTCGGTTACACGTGCGGCCATGACGTCTCGGCTCGCGATTGGCAAAAAGGACGTCCGGGTGGCCAATGGTTGCTCGGCAAAACATTTGACACCTTTGCACCACTGGGGCCTTGCATCGTTACCGCCGACGAAATTTCAGACGCGACAAATCTGCGAGTTCGCATGCATCTTAATGGCGATACGGTTCAAGACAGCACGACGGCGCAATTGATTTTTCCAATCGCCGAGTTGATCTCTCACCTATCGCAGATCATGACCTTGTTGCCAGGCGACCTGATCTTTACTGGCACACCGCCTGGTGTCGGTGCAGCCCGCAAGCCACCGGTATTTTTGAAGCCTGGCGATGAATGCACCGTCGAGATCGAAGGGATTGGAAAATTAACGAACCGTTGTGAAGCGGAATAA
- a CDS encoding FHA domain-containing protein codes for MNYKFVLIDNSNSEIDGEWVLMAPVVVGRCNSADITIDDISISRRHCQFFIDPYGSLVVRDLGSKNGIYVDEQRVDRAVVRPGTEVQIGRLTLRIELTEEAIDDDSENGVEILDLDETQRMKILDYDLEIGMPPNENV; via the coding sequence ATGAATTACAAATTCGTTTTGATTGACAACTCCAATAGCGAGATCGATGGGGAGTGGGTTCTAATGGCTCCGGTTGTTGTCGGGCGTTGTAACTCGGCGGATATTACGATCGATGACATATCGATCAGCCGACGGCATTGCCAATTCTTTATCGATCCCTATGGCTCACTTGTCGTCCGCGATCTGGGGTCCAAAAATGGAATTTACGTTGATGAACAACGGGTCGATAGAGCGGTTGTCCGCCCTGGTACTGAGGTTCAAATTGGCAGGTTGACGTTGCGAATCGAACTGACCGAAGAAGCAATCGATGACGATAGCGAAAACGGTGTCGAAATTTTAGATCTCGATGAAACTCAGCGGATGAAGATCCTTGACTATGATTTGGAAATTGGAATGCCCCCAAACGAGAACGTTTAG
- a CDS encoding NAD-dependent epimerase/dehydratase family protein, protein MHSLFETVGVVEKLKCLVTGGAGFIGSHLTERLLHRGHDVIVVDDLSTGSKDHLAHLLDHPSLEYIEDSVEDKTVVHDVVDRADRVYHLAAAVGVALIAKQPIQTIERNIYPTQLILNRLGERASRGQRIPCFIASTSEVYGKNPKELYSEEDDLVFGATTKPRWSYGVSKAIDEFLALAFYKEKQLPAVVGRFFNVVGPRQTGAYGMVLPRFVEAALRGDPLVVHDDGHQVRCFAHVDDIVGAVIDLVDKPEAAGRVYNIGSDEPISILQLAEKVIAQLGSKSKIEFQSYAAAYDESFEDIRRRVPDLTRIRETIGYQPSKNLDAIIEVVADYHRQS, encoded by the coding sequence TTGCATTCTCTTTTTGAAACGGTCGGAGTGGTGGAAAAACTAAAGTGTCTTGTAACCGGCGGAGCCGGGTTTATCGGTTCGCATCTGACCGAGCGTTTGCTCCATCGTGGTCATGATGTCATCGTCGTTGATGATTTGTCTACCGGGTCGAAAGACCACTTGGCCCATTTACTCGATCATCCATCACTGGAGTATATCGAGGACTCCGTTGAAGACAAAACGGTCGTCCATGATGTGGTCGACCGAGCCGACCGGGTCTACCACTTGGCCGCAGCCGTGGGGGTCGCTTTGATTGCTAAACAGCCGATTCAAACGATCGAACGAAATATCTATCCTACCCAGCTTATCTTGAATCGATTGGGTGAGCGGGCCAGTCGTGGGCAGCGAATTCCCTGTTTCATCGCCAGTACCAGTGAGGTTTATGGGAAGAATCCCAAAGAGCTTTACAGTGAAGAGGACGACCTGGTTTTCGGAGCGACGACGAAACCTCGCTGGAGCTACGGAGTGTCGAAAGCGATTGATGAGTTTTTGGCGTTAGCGTTTTATAAAGAGAAACAATTGCCTGCCGTCGTTGGCCGGTTCTTTAACGTCGTCGGCCCCCGCCAAACGGGAGCCTACGGGATGGTATTGCCCCGCTTCGTGGAAGCGGCTTTGCGGGGAGATCCGTTGGTGGTCCACGATGACGGCCACCAAGTCCGCTGCTTCGCACACGTTGATGATATCGTCGGTGCTGTCATCGATTTGGTCGACAAGCCAGAGGCAGCAGGGCGAGTTTACAATATCGGTAGCGATGAGCCGATTTCGATCCTGCAACTTGCCGAAAAAGTGATCGCCCAGCTAGGTTCGAAATCCAAAATCGAGTTTCAAAGCTACGCGGCGGCATACGATGAATCGTTCGAAGATATTCGCCGCCGAGTGCCTGATCTCACCAGAATCCGAGAGACCATCGGTTACCAACCCTCCAAAAATCTCGATGCCATTATCGAGGTGGTGGCCGATTACCATCGTCAGTCCTAG
- a CDS encoding tetratricopeptide repeat protein: MNYCLVLLFGVSLVFSLRFLVAKPVKSFDPHVIRRKPWRLLLGANPKTKLLAAVLISVVTATTQVSGAEESSEAAIAVYADAANFQTNGAIELAIESWKKFLADYPNDPMASKAAHYLGVCYMQQEEPDYAAAAASFGKALADSDYDLREESLANQGWCLYSAAGEAPSRDAAKLKETIESFSQLRSEFPKSQFLDRSLFYSGEAAYGLGNPKQAIELYNELLALPDAKESPLRCDALYARGVAYEELDQFDHAVSSFLQLLSTCDRNELITDVRLRLGDTAIMRKDYDEAITQFDQAFTVAENDDDKSYALFRQAYALVQADRSGEAAEKYEQLLKEYPNSANAAAATLASAQSTYRSGDADEAAKRFERVLELNLPEASTEAAHWLSRIYLSKNDPETAQQIVRRQLAQLKQQAPGAGGPFELELKLDLAEALSMNPDTIEQSFAEFHAVYKASPDGPTAPRALYNSAFSSLQLNRPEQAIEMAAEFIDRFPDDMLAPDVRFIQAEGLFFTQKYDQAAAIYQALLIAKDLGDEFQRPLWVLRAAAALNADGELDQSIELLRKETPKLPQPDQRAEAQMMLGQALMASEKYVEAGAAFKACHTAAPDWPRADEALLLAGQSFFLAGQKQQAQTIWRQIIDAQPDGRMADQSRYKLAQIAANQGDPQTAIELYDKIIASKADPGLMPYAFYSRALLQMDEAEYQQAIDSLDTLLSQYEQHPIRGEALLARGMSYRNLNQLDPARSDLEDYLALQPTGVDLGHGLYELALVDQKQNKPLQAAERLNRIVEQVPDYPSIDKVLYELGWSYRESEQNEAAVDIFTRLVDQSSDNSLTSEAAYYLGQSYYESKDWQQAAKYFASAAEKSEEAELSEKSLYRLGWSWFKANDLAAAESAFAKQAAKHPDGALTLDALMMVGESRFNRNDYQAALEAYRVARERIDSNDETSKTIRDANDRQVRELILLHGGQSAAQLQEWQQAIEWYDELRFRFPSTAYLAQVFYETGFAYQQFQDDEKALQMYGEVANNYRNVVAARARFMMGQIQFANKRFDLAIPEFQRVIYGFGAEKSAEPIKDWQAKSGFEAARCSEILAQQARTPSAKQKALGFATKFYEYVVSKHPNHELAEKSQSRLEALQNK; this comes from the coding sequence ATGAATTACTGCCTCGTTTTGTTGTTCGGAGTCTCTCTCGTGTTTTCACTCAGGTTTTTGGTAGCGAAACCCGTCAAGAGTTTCGATCCCCACGTGATTCGCCGAAAACCTTGGCGACTTTTGCTAGGGGCCAATCCAAAAACGAAGCTGTTGGCGGCTGTGCTGATTAGCGTCGTTACCGCGACGACGCAAGTATCGGGAGCGGAAGAGTCGAGTGAAGCCGCAATCGCTGTCTATGCCGATGCTGCCAATTTCCAAACCAATGGAGCGATCGAGCTGGCGATAGAGAGTTGGAAGAAGTTCTTAGCCGACTATCCGAACGATCCGATGGCGTCAAAAGCGGCCCACTACTTGGGGGTCTGCTACATGCAGCAGGAAGAACCCGACTACGCTGCCGCAGCGGCTTCCTTCGGCAAAGCACTGGCAGATTCGGATTATGATCTCCGTGAAGAGAGTTTGGCGAACCAAGGTTGGTGTCTGTACTCGGCCGCTGGGGAAGCTCCGAGCCGCGACGCAGCGAAGCTGAAAGAGACGATAGAGTCGTTCTCTCAATTGCGATCGGAGTTCCCGAAGAGCCAGTTTCTTGACCGATCGTTGTTCTACAGTGGCGAGGCCGCCTACGGGCTCGGTAATCCGAAACAAGCGATCGAGCTTTACAACGAGCTATTGGCACTTCCCGACGCCAAAGAATCTCCGCTGCGATGTGATGCGCTGTACGCACGCGGTGTCGCCTATGAAGAACTCGACCAATTCGACCATGCGGTTTCTTCTTTTCTTCAGCTGCTTAGCACCTGTGATAGGAACGAGCTGATTACCGACGTTCGCTTGCGTCTCGGTGACACAGCGATCATGCGCAAGGATTACGATGAGGCGATCACACAATTCGATCAAGCCTTTACAGTCGCCGAGAACGATGACGACAAATCGTACGCGCTTTTTCGACAAGCCTACGCTTTAGTGCAAGCCGATCGATCCGGTGAAGCCGCTGAAAAGTATGAGCAACTCTTGAAAGAGTATCCCAATTCTGCCAACGCCGCGGCGGCAACGTTGGCGTCCGCCCAAAGCACCTATCGAAGTGGTGATGCGGATGAAGCAGCAAAGCGTTTCGAGCGGGTCTTGGAATTAAATCTTCCCGAAGCGTCGACCGAGGCCGCCCATTGGTTGTCAAGAATCTACTTGAGCAAGAACGATCCTGAGACGGCGCAACAGATTGTCCGTCGCCAACTCGCGCAGCTGAAGCAACAGGCACCGGGAGCGGGAGGCCCGTTCGAATTGGAACTGAAACTCGATTTGGCCGAAGCCTTGTCGATGAACCCCGACACGATCGAACAATCGTTCGCCGAATTTCATGCGGTTTACAAGGCGTCGCCCGATGGCCCCACCGCCCCGCGAGCCCTTTACAACTCGGCATTCTCATCACTGCAATTGAACAGGCCCGAGCAAGCGATCGAAATGGCAGCGGAATTCATTGACCGATTCCCCGACGATATGTTGGCACCCGACGTCCGGTTCATTCAGGCGGAAGGCTTGTTTTTCACGCAAAAATACGACCAAGCGGCCGCGATCTACCAAGCACTTTTGATCGCGAAGGATCTCGGTGACGAGTTCCAACGACCACTGTGGGTGCTGCGAGCGGCAGCGGCTCTCAACGCCGATGGCGAACTCGATCAATCGATCGAACTGCTTCGAAAGGAAACGCCAAAATTGCCTCAGCCGGACCAACGGGCAGAAGCGCAAATGATGCTCGGCCAAGCCTTGATGGCGTCCGAAAAGTACGTCGAGGCTGGCGCTGCGTTCAAGGCCTGCCACACGGCAGCTCCTGATTGGCCCCGTGCCGATGAGGCGTTACTGCTAGCGGGACAGTCGTTTTTTCTGGCCGGACAAAAGCAACAGGCACAAACGATTTGGCGACAAATCATCGACGCTCAGCCCGATGGACGGATGGCTGACCAAAGCCGCTACAAGTTGGCTCAGATCGCTGCGAATCAGGGCGATCCCCAAACGGCGATCGAGCTTTACGACAAAATCATCGCCTCCAAAGCAGACCCTGGCTTGATGCCCTACGCATTCTATTCCCGTGCCCTTTTACAGATGGACGAGGCCGAATACCAACAAGCGATCGATTCTCTCGACACCCTGCTCAGCCAATATGAACAGCATCCAATTCGGGGCGAAGCGCTGCTGGCACGCGGCATGAGCTATCGGAACCTCAATCAATTGGATCCAGCACGTAGCGACCTAGAGGACTATTTGGCGCTGCAGCCAACGGGAGTTGATTTGGGGCACGGCTTGTACGAATTAGCTCTCGTCGACCAAAAACAAAACAAACCTCTGCAAGCGGCCGAACGGCTCAATCGAATCGTTGAGCAAGTCCCCGACTATCCGTCAATTGACAAGGTGCTCTATGAGCTCGGTTGGTCTTACCGGGAATCCGAACAGAACGAAGCCGCCGTAGACATTTTCACCCGGTTGGTCGACCAATCGTCAGACAATTCGTTGACCAGTGAAGCGGCTTACTATCTCGGACAAAGCTATTACGAGTCAAAGGATTGGCAACAAGCGGCGAAATATTTTGCCTCGGCAGCCGAGAAATCGGAGGAAGCAGAGCTTTCCGAGAAATCGCTCTATCGGCTTGGTTGGTCTTGGTTCAAAGCCAACGACTTGGCGGCTGCGGAATCGGCGTTTGCAAAACAAGCAGCAAAACATCCCGACGGCGCCCTGACGCTCGATGCCCTGATGATGGTCGGCGAAAGCCGGTTCAACCGAAACGATTACCAAGCCGCCCTCGAAGCCTATCGGGTAGCTCGAGAACGTATCGATTCGAATGATGAAACGTCGAAAACGATCCGCGATGCGAATGATCGCCAAGTTCGTGAGTTGATTCTGCTGCACGGAGGACAAAGCGCTGCTCAATTACAAGAGTGGCAGCAAGCGATCGAGTGGTACGATGAACTTCGATTTCGTTTCCCTTCCACCGCTTACCTGGCACAAGTCTTTTACGAAACCGGCTTCGCCTACCAACAATTTCAAGACGATGAAAAAGCTCTGCAAATGTACGGTGAGGTTGCCAACAACTATCGAAATGTGGTTGCCGCGCGAGCTCGTTTTATGATGGGGCAGATCCAATTTGCCAACAAACGCTTCGATTTGGCAATTCCTGAGTTTCAACGTGTGATCTATGGTTTTGGAGCGGAAAAATCCGCGGAGCCTATCAAGGATTGGCAAGCCAAGAGCGGTTTCGAAGCGGCCCGCTGCTCGGAGATTTTAGCGCAACAGGCGAGAACCCCCTCAGCGAAGCAGAAGGCGTTAGGGTTTGCGACGAAGTTTTACGAGTATGTGGTCAGCAAACATCCGAATCATGAGTTGGCCGAAAAGTCACAATCCCGGTTAGAAGCACTTCAAAATAAGTAA